From Oncorhynchus mykiss isolate Arlee chromosome 6, USDA_OmykA_1.1, whole genome shotgun sequence, the proteins below share one genomic window:
- the LOC110525015 gene encoding tumor necrosis factor ligand superfamily member 15, whose product MLIMTAAFAEAVCCEIPAESDRSRYARVNRRDKGRPMCLTRFAALVSLLLSCLVLLLNVYHHKAADYQHTSAGGDSMGGVQQQQQIENNLSAHLTAPYSFNHSKVIYLEWEYNLGLAHLSGFKYHDCDLIVLNDGMYMVYLQITFRSPGHFVCNEEESGFILTQKVILFAKGYQKNRDLLTASDTVDCIPKSNDCQPTGSEGCKEESGTQYWEKSLCTSGVFKLKAGDRLRVRKGDRYHELMLLQEDRTFFGAHLI is encoded by the exons ATGCTGATCATGACAGCTGCTTTCGCTGAGGCAGTTTGCTGTGAGATCCCTGCGGAGAGTGACAGGAGTCGTTATGCCCGAGTGAACCGCAGAGACAAAGGGCGGCCAATGTGCCTCACTCGGTTCGCTGCGCTTGTCTCTTTACTTCTGTCTTGTTTGGTACTCTTGCTAAACGTATATCATCATAAAGCAGCAGACTACCAG CACACTTCAGCTGGAGGTGATTCTATGG GTGGCGTTCAACAGCAGCAGCAAATTGAAAACAATCTAAGTGCCCATCTGACAG ctccATACTCATTTAATCATTCAAAAGTGATATACCTTGAATGGGAGTACAACCTTGGACTTGCTCACCTTAGCGGCTTTAAGTATCATGACTGCGACCTCATCGTGCTCAATGATGGCATGTACATGGTTTACCTGCAGATCACGTTCCGAAGCCCTGGTCACTTTGTGTGTAACGAGGAGGAATCAGGTTTCATCCTCACCCAAAAAGTAATCCTGTTTGCAAAGGGCTACCAAAAAAACAGAGACCTGCTAACAGCATCTGACACAGTGGACTGCATTCCCAAATCGAATGACTGTCAGCCAACTGGTTCAGAGGGCTGCAAGGAGGAGTCAGGGACTCAGTACTGGGAAAAGTCTCTCTGCACGTCCGGGGTGTTTAAACTAAAAGCTGGGGACAGGCTCAGAGTGAGGAAGGGGGACAGGTACCATGAGCTGATGCTGCTTCAAGAAGACAGGACATTTTTTGGGGCACATCTCATTTGA